In one Brienomyrus brachyistius isolate T26 chromosome 5, BBRACH_0.4, whole genome shotgun sequence genomic region, the following are encoded:
- the crlf3 gene encoding cytokine receptor-like factor 3 has protein sequence MSIEVEVLLQEAKENIEAAQNYRAELQQRLHGLNQARKQVRGSASQTREVLRRHFQELQAGVSRLLNERLGLLLEEVDVIEQDSVRPLDDCQKLIEHGVSAADELLREGEAAIRCGIGEKDDKLGSFTKKALQIQLDSLPEVPALVDVPCLSAQLDDSLLSAVTERIAHHGSVAAHPPVQIEELVERPGGVLVRWCKVDDDFTVQDYRLQYRRGNASQYEDAYIGKDSEFLVLHLDPHTDHLFRVCARGDGRAEWSPWSVPQTGYTTLAPHEWRPGSDGYILSSRRNIAMRSDSPSCARVLYSSSPTYFCGQTLTFQIMAAGQVHKQDSLGVCVEETSGAESLQKDRAVCISTNGAVFVNGKEMTNQLPAISPGSAVTFDMEVVGLFPVTNNNMNDGGNCKLRVTIGSGNREVVFDWLLDQGVDCLFFGCSFVNPGWKVLVF, from the exons ATGTCTATCGAGGTGGAGGTGCTGCTGCAGGAGGCAAAGGAGAACATTGAGGCGGCGCAGAACTACAGGGCCGAGCTGCAGCAGCGGCTGCACGGGCTGAACCAGGCGCGGAAGCAG GTACGAGGCAGCGCCAGCCAGACGCGGGAGGTGCTACGACGGCACTtccaggagctgcaggcgggCGTCTCGCGCCTCCTGAACGAGCGGCTCGGGCTCCTGCTTGAGGAGGTGGATGTCATCGAGCAGGACAGCGTGCGGCCGCTGGATGACTGCCAGAAGCTGATTGAACATGGCGTCAGTGCGGCCGACGAGCTGCTGAGGGAGG gcgaggcagcaaTCCGCTGCGGCATCGGGGAGAAGGACGACAAACTGGGGAGCTTCACAAAGAAGGCACTGCAGATCCAGCTGGACAG CCTCCCTGAGGTGCCGGCACTGGTGGATGtgccctgcctgtctgcccaACTGGACGACTCGCTGCTGTCGGCGGTGACGGAACGCATCGCCCACCACGGCAGTGTGGCCGCACACCCCCCTGTGCAGATCGAAGAGCTGGTGGAGAGGCCAGGGGGCGTGCTGGTGCGCTGGTGCAAG GTGGACGACGACTTCACGGTACAGGACTATCGGCTACAGTACCGTCGCGGAAATGCCAGCCAGTACGAGGACGCCTACATTGGCAAGGACAGCGAGTTCCTGGTGCTGCACCTGGACCCGCACACGGATCACCTGTTCCGTGTCTGCGCCCGGGGTGATGGCCGGGCAGAGTGGAGCCCCTGGAGTGTGCCACAGACAGGCTACACCACGCTGGCGCCACATG AATGGCGCCCTGGCAGCGACGGCTACATTCTCAGCAGCCGCAGGAACATCGCCATGCGCAGCGACTCCCCATCCTGTGCCAGGGTCCTCTACTCCAGCTCTCCCACCTATTTTTGTGGACAGACGCTCACATTCCA GATCATGGCAGCTGGTCAGGTGCACAAGCAGGACAGCCTAGGGGTGTGTGTGGAGGAGACGAGTGGCGCCGAGTCCTTGCAGAAGGATAGAGCTGTCTGCATCTCCACCAATG GTGCCGTTTTTGTGAATGGGAAAGAGATGACCAATCAACTGCCAGCCATCTCCCCCGGCTCGGCAGTGACCTTTGACATGGAAGTGGTTGGCCTGTTTCCAGTGACCAACAACAATATGAATGACGGCGGGAACTGCAAGCTGAGGGTGACAATTGGTTCCGGGAACAGGGAGGTGGTGTTTGATTGGCTGCTGGACCAGGGGGTAGACTGCCTGTTCTTCGGCTGCTCCTTCGTCAACCCTGGATGGAAGGTTCTTGTCTTCTGA